ttatttaacaTAAACTAAGTGACACCTCATGTTTGTTTAATGGATTTCTATGCACATTACATAACAAATATTTTGGAAATCTCATATATCCATACATGTCACTTCTCACCTCTCTTCTCTCGTTCTCTCTTCTTATTCTCGACCTAAGGCCATTCTTCCTCAGCAAATTCATTCAAACTTCATCTtacttccaaaccctaaaaactccCCCATTTTATTCCATAAACCGTGAGTGGGTGTGTGTGCACAAGAAGGTTCTTCAAATTCACATACAATGTAAGATACTTCACTCTTAAGTTGGATAAATCCATTTTGTGTTAATATATTCCTCAAAATATCACAAATCTCGTGTTTATGCTCCTAGAATCATCTTATTCTTTGAAGATCTTTCCAAGGGAGATAGCTAGGCCGAAAACTtctccaatcttcttcaaaaaccgaatccaacaccccaatgtgagttcataccccctattttcggtttttactatgttttgggggagaatataagttgttttgtgtagatttatgtttatatgcatgattATTTGTGTTTTTCATGTTATAAGCTGTGATTATGTGTTATAGACTTTATAAACTCTACAATATGctaaaatatgatgatatttgtagAATATAACACTTGATACAACTTATTATACAAAGAAAAGGTTTAAAACATTTCACGGTTGTTTAAACTAAGAAAAATCGCATAAGagggccaaaaatgacaaaataatcaAAAGTGAGGTTATTATATATAACTCATTGTTTTAAGGGGGCCAAAAAggatttatttttgaaaaatatgaatCTATATGGTATTTGTGATTTtaaaagggctaaaagtgtaaattttcacaaatgggCCTCATATGGGGCTTTCACGgtttttgggctaaaattgtaaAATTTTGGACTTTTGGGGCTTGAGTATCACTTTAAACAAAGTTGagccaaaaatgttatttttcgGTTTTAAGAGCtgaaaaatgataattttatcaAACCTAGGCCAAAAAGGATAAATCCTATGATTTTTGGGCGAAAATGTAAAACTTTATACACTTGGGCAGAAAAGGACATTTTTAACAAAAGttggttaaaaatgttattttatttgAAACTAGCCTTAAATGTAAAAATCTGGCTTTAAGGGACCTAAAAAGTCAATTTTAccaaaaacattcttaaattgtaAATTTTTAGTCTAAATGGACCAAAAATGTTAGGATTACAAAAAGTaggccttttatgtcattttagaCAACGATTAAACAAGAACGAACattataataataaatgaatcaaatatgttAAACTCACTTTTATTGGGTATGGAATATACCttacatgcttagtgggccttagttgtcattttgcatgcttattgggcctggaatacacattacatgcttagtgggccttagttgtcttTTTGCATGCTTGTTGGGCCTGGAATATGCAttacatgcttagtgggccttagttgtccttttgcatgcttattgggcctggaatatacattacatgcTAAATGgaccttagttgtccttttgcaTGCTTGTTGGGCCTCATACATTCACGTACATACTCGTTTGGATTTGTAAACTTAAAACATACACGGAAATAATACACCTTGTGCAATTCAATATTCGCGTAAATTCCGtttacagttagactaggccagtctagggtgacaaaccttaccttaaacaagtcggcGTCTGAAAAACATCATGACAGGCGGATCagtcattatcaagtatggttataacgactcacatagaggaATTAACTCCATTATAAAATTTACGAAATACATTTACAATTTGGTAACACGGTAACATACATGCACTGGTACTCAGTCTTAGGGTGTTAAGACCACAACGTTTTATAAGCAGACAATATCGGAGTGTCTAGGATCATtcattttaaacattttcaaacattaacacacatgcattaatacgaGATCAGACACAAACAATTCAAAccgtttttcagaaaatatcagattttctggtgtttacaaagtaATACCAAACATTTTACTCatatatgcttatgaactcaccaacattatatgtgttgatgttttcaaattaacttgtattctcaggtaattgtTGAGTAGGTTGGTCAGCAAGAATACCTGgaattttgttgtgttttgttATCACCATACTTTGGATATTTTGGCATTTAATTTGAAATACaatacttgatgtgaacaatgacaATATAACATTGTATGTGTGATGTTGATGATgttttgtttcaattatatacactgTGATGATACTACAAGAATGAAGTCACCcaacccctgaacgtttccaccgATTcaccggttcgggggtgtgactgGATTCATCAAACCTAACTTCTCGCCTtcgggagcaccagtcttgttcgtgaagaagaatgaTGCATCGTtccgcatgtgtatagactacaaGGAATTAAACAAACTTACTATCTAGAATCGATATCCTTTACCTcggatcgatgacctcttcgaccaacttcaaggagcaagtttcttctccaagatcgatcatagatcaggataccatcagctaCGACTCCAGGAGGAAGATATTCCTAAGACCGCATTCCAAACTCACTATGGTCACTATGAaatcgtagtgatgccctttggtttaaCAAACGCACCTGCAGTGTTCATAGACCTGATGAATTGTGTGTGtcgaccttacttagacaagttcgtaatagttttcattgacgatatactaTTCTACTCTAGGAGTAAGGAAGAACACAACCAACACTTacgacaagtcttggaaacattaagggcggagaaattatatgcgaagttctcgaagtgcgaattctggattcgaaagGTGGACTTTCTAGGTCATGTGGTCAGCGAAGAAGGGATACATGTTgatccctccaaaatcaaagctatcgaaAATTGGGCGACCCCTAGAACCCCAatagagattcgtcaatttctaggtttcGCTGGCTACTATagaaggttcattcaaaacttctacAAGATTgcaaaaccactcaccaccctgactcagaagggtgtaaccttTAGTTGGGAGGAGAAACAAGAAACTGCTTTCCAAACATTAAAGTGAGCCCTATGCAACGCACCGATttgtccctcccagaagggacataagattttgtagtttattgcaATGCATCCAAGAAAGGGCTAGGTTGCgttcttatgcaacgaggaaaTGACATatcttatgcctcgagacagcttaaGAACCACGAGGCCAACTATACTACACATGACCTCGAACTGGAAGCAGTGgtttttgctctgaagatctggagacattacctttatgatACGAAATGCATAGTCTTTACGGATCAAAAAAtctccagcacatcttcgatcaaaaagaactgaacatgaggcaaagacgatgggtagaactacttaatgattacgaatgtgaaattcgttatcatcccgacaAAGCCAATGTGTTAGTTGTAACGCgcgtagatccgggctagccaatttagagataataggggtcgaaaacgaattttcggcaaaagattatttagaataaataatcttaaccaagttttagtatatgttacaaggtttccgtacatataaagagcgccgaaatccgagttataacgaagaagttatgacccgttgaagtttcgcggcggaaccggcacgacacctggaagtgtaaatagtgaatttacgatagagcgacttttagccttaacgatctaaacaaaagtcatagaaaatgttaaaccaagagtgtccataaaaagaacgcctaaatctgacttcgtatgaggaagttaagatttttctaagatttagcatagcagtgcacagcccgaaaatttgaattttagatcggtcgattttcagccaaaataatctaaacgagaaatgaagatatcgttaataggagttaaacgataaaaagaaagtaaaaaatggagctcgtatgcgaaagttatggacgaagcttagtctctacttttcgagctcggcaaattcgatacagttttgtaaattcgAGATAGATTGAGTATTAGCCaatgaggtctaaatgaaagttgtagtactcgtaaataccaacgcattgatataaataacgtcggaaacggagctcgtatgcgaaagatatggatgaagcttagtcgctactcttcgagcatgataaatacgatacagtttttgtaaatctgagatcgagGGAGAattaacgaggtctaaatgaaagttgtagtccttgtaaataccaacacgtggatataaagaatgtggaaaatggagctcgtatgcggaagatacggacgaaacttagcggctactttactataaaatccctataaataaagggtgaacccttcattatttcttcacactataagcatttctttctctctctaacttctctctagatatatacaaaaatattaaggataaAATGTGTACCACataagaaatatattaccctattaagttatTTTTACCGGTTAACTAGTGTTggtcataaggactaaatatgtacagtttaacaagttgaaggtgtaatcattattattttataatttaaaacTAATAGTAATAAAATAAACATGTTTAAATGTTTAAGGACATTGATGGGTTAAATTCCAAAAATAGTAACCATGAATACTGCCAATAGTTACCATGTAACATTTTTTGAACAATTAAATAACCCATGACCCAATTTTTACATTGGCAGGctattataaataaattaatttccATATTGGTCAATAATATTTCTACGTATATTGGTTCAACCGTTCAAGTCAAGGATGCGAGTATTGTCTAGAAAATCACATCATCGCTGACGAGAGTTTCTTGTGGGAAAAGATAATTAGGGCTCTATTTATCATATTAACGTTTCTTCACCAAATTCCATTCCAATACATGCAGATTCTCGACGAATTTGATCACCGGCGAAGCTCCGTTAACAGTGCTTCATCATCCGGTTCGAATTCTTCTACTCTTTTATAGGTATGTTCCAACACCATGCCATTCTCTATCTGAACTTGAATAATTGGGAGTCTGTAGATTTTCGTGATTTGGGTTTTACTTCTAGTCAGGATATTGCTCAATTTTAACTGGATTTTACACAAAACTTTTGGAAAATGCTATTCCTATAGGTATCTGAATACATGATTATAGATACTTCGGTTTCAAAATTATACGGAAACATCTTGTCTGTATTAGAATGACATCATTTTACAAACAGGTGAAGGAGTTTTGCATCTTGCAAAGTTTGTGTCAGTCTCTTTCAAATCCACCATGGATCTCAATGATCTTAACAAAGTCTGGGAAGTCAAACCTCTGAAGAAGGTTCGAGAAGATGAAGCAAAAGAAATTCTTGAAAAAATAGCAAAGCAAGTTCAACCCATCATGCGAAAACATAAATGGAAAGTCAATATCCTCTCCGAATTTTGGTACTTACAGTCTCTTATGATGTctcttcttcatttcttcatttatgttttctgttttcataataaaatttCAACATGCAGCCCTCCCAATCCTGCTCTTCTTGGTCTAAACATAAATGGAGGTGCAGAGGTAAAGCTGAGACTTCGTAGGCAAAACAATGAGTGGGACTTCTTCCCTTATGAGCAAATTCTTGACACCATGCTTCATGAGCTCTGCCACAATCAATATGGCCCACATAATGCCGATTTCTACAATCTACTAGATGAAATCAGAAAGGTAAAAAGCTTGTCACTTTTATGCTGTTCATATCCAAACCTTTCAATCTTTCACACAACATACAGGAATGTGAAGAATTGATGGCCAAGGGCATAACGGGAACAGGGCGAGGATTTGATCTTCCTGGGAGAAGATTAGGAGGGTATTTTCGTCAACAACAAACTCCATCATCACTCCGCCAGAAAGCCTTATCTGCTGCACAAAATAGAGCTCAGATGGGGACACTGCTGCCTTCTGGCCCACATCGCCTTGGTGGAGATAGCAGCATGAAGACTGCCCTCAGCCCAATTCAAGCTGCTGCCATGGCTGCAGAAAGAAGACTACATGATGATTTATGGTGTGCTTCTAAATCTTTTCAAGAACCTTCTGTAACTTCTGAAGCATCTGTCTCACAAAACATAAGTTCAAGTGAAGGAGAACCAAAAGCATCATCATGGCAATGTGGTACCTGTACACTATTAAACCAGGTATATTTTAACAGATTTCTTATTTATGATTGCAATATAACGATGAAGAATCTAAGAATGGTGTTTACTGTTTCAGCCATTACTTTTGACATGTGAAGCTTGTGGAACTCCaagaatagaagagaagaagaagatgaagatttggTCATGCAAATTCTGTACATTGCAAAACTCggtagcaaaagatcgatgtgtAGCTTGTGGGGAATGGAGATATTCATATGGTCCTCCTACAGCTGTTCATGGGCCATATCTTGGTACATAAACAAATCTTGGACAGTGGTTTTGTATCAGATTATTTCTATTATCCAGCATTTTTTCTTGGTGGTGCAAAATGATATATGTAATTAAAGTTTTCTTGGTATTGGGTTATGAGTGATTAGTGGAAAATTCTGTTTTTGTACACTATAAAGCATTAGGTACTCAAAGGTATTGTATTGCTAGTATTATTATccattgcatatatatatatatatatatatatatatatatatatatatatatatatatatatatatatatatatatatatatatatatgcg
The genomic region above belongs to Lactuca sativa cultivar Salinas chromosome 4, Lsat_Salinas_v11, whole genome shotgun sequence and contains:
- the LOC111915309 gene encoding DNA-dependent metalloprotease WSS1; protein product: MDLNDLNKVWEVKPLKKVREDEAKEILEKIAKQVQPIMRKHKWKVNILSEFCPPNPALLGLNINGGAEVKLRLRRQNNEWDFFPYEQILDTMLHELCHNQYGPHNADFYNLLDEIRKECEELMAKGITGTGRGFDLPGRRLGGYFRQQQTPSSLRQKALSAAQNRAQMGTLLPSGPHRLGGDSSMKTALSPIQAAAMAAERRLHDDLWCASKSFQEPSVTSEASVSQNISSSEGEPKASSWQCGTCTLLNQPLLLTCEACGTPRIEEKKKMKIWSCKFCTLQNSVAKDRCVACGEWRYSYGPPTAVHGPYLGT